The region acatacatacatacatacatacatacatacatgcagacatacatacgAAAAATTGTAATCTAGCTTGCGAGAATGCATACAGTCACGTGAGTATAAAAGGCCGTACCATGTATTACTATACACATGTTTCAACTTGTCGCTCGTTGACTCATTCAGAATAGCGCCCTCTGCGAGCAGGGCATGTTTCTACATGATCCGTATGCTGTAGTGCCATTGGACGCCACTATCTATATATAGCGTAGACTATCACTACGTCATGACACGGCTACTTTAAACACAATAGATGCATACAATATATAAAGCGAAGTGCGACAGTACATtcaatcaaaacattggcgACTACAGGCTGAGACCAGTGCAGAAAGAGTCGAACAGCAAATTACTGAACAAATTTGTACGGTGTACTATATAATTAGTAAACATGCCAGGCACAATCGACGTTCCCGACTTTGTTCCACAACCATTGCTGAAACACCACGATGCTCGTATACTAGATTTAGCGTTCGTGATGGATTGTACCAGCAGTATGGGTAGCTGGATAGAGGAGGCAAAAAAggtgtgaatgaatgaaagacaatataatttttttacttAGAACATTTTCGTTTCGTAATAATCAATTACAGAGTTCAGTaagtaaatatgaatatttcgTGGACGCGCAATTTGTAACTACTATaatgactatacatgtatagaagGGACCAAGAGGGTAATGGAGATCATAGAACTTCTAACATTGAAAACGAAAGAATTATGAGAAGGACTAATGAGGTCATGGTAGCAGCGTCAACAATACAGTACTGTACCTGTTAAAGCAATGGCTTTATGATCACCATGATTTAAcaaaactgtatttttttttattttctcgaTAACAACAGAGTATCCAAAGTATTGTAGAGGAAATCGTTGCCAAGGAGATGTCTGATATTCATTTAGGATTGGTTGAATACAGAGACCACCCTCCAGAAGATAGAACCTTTGTAACACAAGTATTAGACTTCACTCCATCCTTGAAAACGATGCAGAAGAAAATGGATGCAATGGCTGCTAGAGGAGGTACGTATATGCAGGGTTTTTTGTCATCTACAGGTCATCTGTTCTTCAAGTACAGTAAGGGGGTGTATGGCATTGTAACGATTGAAATAACACTCCACCTTCAAGCCTATTAAAATACAAGAGTTAGAGTCCCAAGACATCACTAATAGAGTTTTTATTGATGTACAATTTTAGGTGGTGACGGTCCAGAAGCTGTGGCTGATGGGCTTTTTGAAGCCTTGAATTTGAAATGGCGCCCACAGGCGACGAAAGTATGTGTTCTGATCGCAGATGCCCCTCCACATGGATTAGCTGAATCTGGTGATGGATTTCCAAAAGGTAAGTTTTCGCTAATAATAACACCAGCTACATTTCCACAACtttccaatattttatttcatttcgaaATTGGCACTATGAATATTATTAGTATTGGAAATGAGAACCTACGATTTCAGTTGAAAACGTCAACAATTTATAATTATCGATTGTaagattattttttcttttcctgtaataataattttttccACTTCAAATGTTTCAGGTTGTCCAGATGGTCACGATCCCATGAAAATCGTGCGTGAAATGGCAGAGAAGAATATCACTTTATACAGTGTAGTGTGTGGATCCTACGCTGAAGGCTTCAAAGATTTCTTTATGGCTATTGCTCACCTGACTGGAGGTCAATACGTGTCATTAAAAGATGCTAAACTATTGTCAAAGGTCATCATAGGGGGCGCTAGAGAAGAGATGTCACTGCAACAATTGATGGATGAAGTTAATCATGAAGTGATACAAGAATATCGTGTAAGAGGAGGAAGAGTTGATGAGGATGCCATGGCAACCAGAGTTGAAACTGCCCTCAAAAAGAGAAGTAAGTTTTTACTTCAAATTCACATATAGTTAATGTCACCAATTGAACAATatagtcgaaaatttcaggtatattttattcaagtttgtatttggaacaaagttttaataaattcaatactaaaagacaaaataattgACTCATAAACTTTTCCTTTTTTGCCACAGAACGAACTGCCAAAACGATGACTGGTGCTGTCAGCGATTTACCCGAAGTATCAGAGAGGTCCAAGAGAATCGCAGTGTTAAAAAGTATGGCAGACGTTCGCAGTGAATTGGCAAAACCAGAAACAAGTGTAACAGCGACCCCAACGATAACTCCACCAAAAACAAGCCATAGAAAGAGGAAAATAGATGACACAAAAACTACCACTTCACCTTCCAAGAAAATGACTACATTCAGTGGTTCGGCAAAAAGAAGACATATGTCCTCATCTTCAAATAGGTAAGAGAATTTTTCGACATATGAGCCATTTTTTTCCAGGATTCATAACTTATATATTGTGACGGACCTCCTCCTTTCATTGACAATAACTGAAAATGATTACCAAAATGTAACATGAGTGGTTATCAATAAAAAATCTTGAGAAATTATCTAAAGTAATGATAACATTTTCTTCTCTCCAATTTCCAGTGATGATGACATCGCTCAGACAAGAGCACGTTCTAGGTGTCCAGTGACTGGAATCTGTTCGGTTTGTAGTCCGTCTACGTCATCACGTTCTTGTTGTTCAAGGGCATCTGGACGAAAATCTCCACCACCGCCATCACTGCCAGTATCTCCAGTTACGAGTACACCTAAAAAGACTGCTGTGTCAAGATCTCCGAGGAAATCAAGTCTTGCTTCTAAACCCACGACTTCAAAAACGGTTACTTTTGATGGTGACATCGCAGTTGACGAAAGTACAGAAGTTTCAACGAAACAAGTTCGACGCTTGGTGAAAAAATCAATCGCTGTCAACAAGTTGAGAAAGGCGTGATGATGTGATCGATAGTGTAAGGAAAGACATTTGAACTGGTCGTAGAATTGACCATGCCATTACATGTTTATATCTGACTGCGAACTCGAATACAACACCGCTAGGAGAAACAAACTTTGTCAGTCAGTTTCAAAAAACATCCAAGTTTATAACTGAATGATACGCATAAATgccaatatgtaatattttcaagtacAAGCGTTGTATGTgaaattttcaatgtttttaaagATTTGAATGAATCCCCGTGGATTGTTATTATTGAATTTTGATGCAAGAGGCATGATCTCTTGGGATA is a window of Glandiceps talaboti chromosome 5, keGlaTala1.1, whole genome shotgun sequence DNA encoding:
- the LOC144435247 gene encoding uncharacterized protein LOC144435247, coding for MPGTIDVPDFVPQPLLKHHDARILDLAFVMDCTSSMGSWIEEAKKSIQSIVEEIVAKEMSDIHLGLVEYRDHPPEDRTFVTQVLDFTPSLKTMQKKMDAMAARGGGDGPEAVADGLFEALNLKWRPQATKVCVLIADAPPHGLAESGDGFPKGCPDGHDPMKIVREMAEKNITLYSVVCGSYAEGFKDFFMAIAHLTGGQYVSLKDAKLLSKVIIGGAREEMSLQQLMDEVNHEVIQEYRVRGGRVDEDAMATRVETALKKRKRTAKTMTGAVSDLPEVSERSKRIAVLKSMADVRSELAKPETSVTATPTITPPKTSHRKRKIDDTKTTTSPSKKMTTFSGSAKRRHMSSSSNSDDDIAQTRARSRCPVTGICSVCSPSTSSRSCCSRASGRKSPPPPSLPVSPVTSTPKKTAVSRSPRKSSLASKPTTSKTVTFDGDIAVDESTEVSTKQVRRLVKKSIAVNKLRKA